A window of Amaranthus tricolor cultivar Red isolate AtriRed21 chromosome 8, ASM2621246v1, whole genome shotgun sequence genomic DNA:
TCTCTAAATCTATAGAATGTTAATGTTCTCTCCACTTATCTACAGGGAGAAGACGCCTTACAGGCTTCCAAGCCTACAGGATTCAAAATACGTTTTCCGTATATCTTAAGCATAGTTCCCTTtcttaaaaaaccaaaataatGATATCAAAGCCTCAATCCCAAAATATGCATTCAAAAATTCAGGTGCATCTACATGGATCAAAAGTATAGCTCATGTTATCTTGGTAAGACAATACGATTTTTTCATTTGCTATAGCTTTTGCAAAAAGTTTCGGAAGGCTGCAAGACCATTAATACTAAACGGGAAACTATCGACGATTTCTCAATACCCAATAACTCATCACAATCCCTGAATCTcaattaaactaataataacaCGTATCAGCagcaaagaaaatcaaaataatacaatCCAATATAACTCTAATTGACAAAATCCAAAGTTGATTACAGATGTCCACTTGCAGATCAATATCAAGACACGTGAACATGAAACTGTTAATGATCAAAATTACTCTAATAATAATCATGATCATGATGAACAAAAACTTTATCTCACCAACATCCTCATACTAGTACATAATCAACAAAACTAAAAACCAAAACAATTACCATCTACTTAGCACCAGTAGAGGTTTTCTTCATGCTAGTCCAAGGAAATTTCGCCGTCTCATTAGAATTACCACCACGACGATGGCGAGGAGGTGTCTTATCAACACGGTGATCACCTTCAAGCCAATGTGACCTCTTATTACCCGCATCCTCAAGAATGGTGGTCTTAGATTGCTTATTCAATTCCTTCTTATCCTCCTCAATAACCTTGATCGGGAACAAATCAGGTGAAATCGAAAGTGGGGTTTTTAGGGTTACATAAGCTTTTTTATAATCAGGTTTAGCAAGTAAAATTCCGcctcttttcttcttcttcccatcCATGTTTAGGGTTTGAACTTTGTCGACTTCAAATCCGTATAGAGATTCCAATACCCTCTTGATTTCGATCTAAAATTGAATCAAAATGAATATATAATTACACATACACTAGATATCAGGGCAAACTGAGATAGTAttgaaatgaaataattgtACCTTGGTTGCAGAAGGGATGGTTTTGAGAGAGATTTCAGTGATGTTAGTGAAAGTGGAAGGCATCAGAAGCTTGATTGGGAGATTGGCGAAGTGAACTACTCTTCTTCCTAATCTTCCTGCCATTTTTATGCGTCCTCCTCTTCGATAATTGGTgtaattgaaaatgatttaggCAAATACGTTACAGGATTGGAAATGAAACCCTAAAAATGGCTTAAACCACCCAAAACCCCTGAAAATGAAATTCGAGAGATGCAGAGGGTTGGCTTCACACAAGCTAAGGCCTGATTGAGGTGTTAATTTGGATGAAGTGCAAACAATTGCGTGGGCGGGTCAGAATTCATCTTcaaaatattaaacataaatattAGAATTCAATCAAGATTACCAGCAATAGGAGTTCACTTTCATCAATCACCTTGCAAACTAACACAGACTTCcttttttttgcataatttaCATATCAATATTCAATATATCATCCATTCATGTAGATTCAAtggaaaattaatgaaaatctAACTCATGAAGAAAATccaacttaaattaaataagtaccaAAATGGCTAAACCTCTGCGAAAATGGCTAAATAAATCTCTgtgacaaaatcgaaaatggcaaaaaaaaaattaaataagtaccaAAAATCAGGTTTGATTCGGATTAAGAAGATcttgagaagaagaagaatggtgatgaactaaaagaatggtgatgaactgAAAGAAACTTACCCAATAAAAaacggtgaagaagaagaatggcaGTGGTCTGGATTCTTGTCGACGTCTCAacgtgaatggtgaagaagaagcaagatgacggtgagaagattgaagaagatgggagTCTGCCGTCTCACCGTCTGGGTCTGGACGAATTTGAAGATTCAAGGCTTGAATTTCAAGCAGCGGCCAGCAAGAATGAATGACGGGATTTCAAAAGGCCCAAGGTAGATTTagcaatttagggttttgaaaataaatttttttaaaaaaataatacaaaccggataccgggtacccggttttccaaaatttgcgatccgtatccgacccaAATACACCGTTTTAAAATCGGGTACCCGACCTGAATTATCCGAATTATGTAAACCGGGTAATTTACCCGATTTTAATAATCGAATACCGGGTATTCCGGATCGGGTTTTTCAaaccggatatttttgaacaccatcataatataatattatggtGATCAATCACAATTTTAAAGTACTAAATTAGaaaagtaaatttattttatggTCTATCTTGAGCCAATCACATATACTAGTAGCTATTacattatttatcaattttaattcgtgttatttttaatgaaaaattgttctgaatattataataatttcatttgtctTTATTTTGTTGCGATTTGTGAATGTACCATTGAAAAAACAGACCAGTTATTCCACGTTATACTAGCCATTACATTCAACATGTCATCCTTCTCAAACTTTATAAGCTAGCTTTCATGAAATAACACCATATTCAACTGTTAAAGGAGCAAGTTAATACCTTTAGAGTTGAAGTCGTGAAGAACCATAATTTAGTCAAAATGCTAGGACTTGTTCTTATTTCTTCGTGGATAGTCTTTTGTTGTATTTTGAATTATGAtgtattgaaaatttaaaagcTAAAT
This region includes:
- the LOC130820150 gene encoding uncharacterized protein LOC130820150 — its product is MAGRLGRRVVHFANLPIKLLMPSTFTNITEISLKTIPSATKIEIKRVLESLYGFEVDKVQTLNMDGKKKKRGGILLAKPDYKKAYVTLKTPLSISPDLFPIKVIEEDKKELNKQSKTTILEDAGNKRSHWLEGDHRVDKTPPRHRRGGNSNETAKFPWTSMKKTSTGAK